The following coding sequences lie in one Alloacidobacterium dinghuense genomic window:
- a CDS encoding YebC/PmpR family DNA-binding transcriptional regulator: MSGHSKWATIKHKKGALDAKRGKAFTRLIKEITIAAKAGGDPDGNPRLRTAVAAAKAENMPADNIKRAIQRGTGELPGAIYEEITFEGYGPGGVAIIVDTTTDNRNRTVSEVRHAFSKNGGNLGESGSVRFMFTKKGVIAVPKSAANEERLMNIVLEAGGEDLNDEGDTWEILTDPASFEAVAQAVRDAKIETVMSEITMVASTYTKLEGSAASQMIRLLEALEDHDDVQNVYSNFDMDAKQLEEVAG; this comes from the coding sequence ATGTCCGGCCATTCAAAATGGGCGACAATTAAGCACAAAAAGGGGGCTCTTGACGCGAAACGCGGCAAGGCCTTCACGCGTCTGATCAAAGAAATCACCATTGCTGCGAAGGCTGGCGGCGATCCCGACGGAAATCCGCGCCTGCGAACTGCAGTTGCCGCTGCGAAGGCGGAGAACATGCCTGCGGACAATATCAAGCGCGCGATTCAGCGCGGTACCGGTGAACTGCCTGGGGCTATCTATGAGGAGATCACTTTCGAAGGGTACGGTCCGGGTGGAGTGGCCATTATTGTGGATACGACCACAGACAACCGCAACCGCACGGTGAGCGAAGTCCGGCACGCGTTTTCGAAAAATGGCGGAAACCTGGGCGAATCCGGATCGGTGCGCTTCATGTTCACCAAGAAGGGCGTCATCGCCGTTCCCAAGAGCGCGGCGAATGAGGAACGGCTAATGAACATCGTGCTCGAAGCCGGCGGCGAAGACCTGAACGACGAAGGCGACACGTGGGAGATCCTCACCGATCCGGCGTCATTTGAGGCGGTTGCACAGGCCGTCCGCGACGCTAAGATCGAGACCGTGATGTCCGAGATTACGATGGTTGCGTCGACCTACACCAAACTCGAGGGCTCGGCCGCCTCGCAGATGATTCGCCTGCTCGAAGCGCTCGAAGACCATGACGACGTGCAGAACGTCTATTCGAATTTCGATATGGACGCCAAGCAACTTGAAGAGGTCGCCGGCTAA
- a CDS encoding response regulator codes for MTTPYTVLCVDDEALGLQIRRALLEMAGFKVLTALDGKSALVIFEDHTIHAVLLDYIMPGMDGGRVAAAMRTIKPTVPILLHSACVDLPQETIELVDATLPKGEGPESLISRLQLLIDASHSSVRSNR; via the coding sequence ATGACCACCCCATATACCGTTCTATGCGTCGATGACGAGGCCCTGGGCCTTCAGATCAGACGAGCGCTCCTCGAGATGGCTGGCTTTAAAGTTTTGACCGCTCTGGACGGCAAATCGGCCCTCGTAATCTTCGAAGACCACACAATCCATGCCGTACTACTCGATTACATCATGCCGGGGATGGATGGAGGCCGGGTCGCTGCGGCCATGCGCACCATCAAGCCCACGGTCCCGATCTTGTTGCATTCGGCATGCGTTGACCTGCCCCAGGAGACAATCGAACTCGTCGATGCAACCCTCCCAAAAGGTGAAGGCCCCGAATCCTTGATCAGCAGGCTGCAATTGCTCATCGATGCATCTCATTCCTCTGTGAGGAGCAATCGGTGA
- a CDS encoding ABC transporter permease, giving the protein MGELFRRLRYLLFHRRFNRELEDEMEFHREMAARHGRRNFGNTLRLREQSREAWGWTWIDRLLQDLRYATRILWRSPGFSLTAVVVLTLGIGVCVLAFSMLNVIVFKLLPVRDPASLVRLQRRSPEIITPDTPYPSFLFYRDHTKTLSAMFAAMGAPAMELDSDLQPVSVNFVTANYFTELGANTAAGRVIDPLRDDAAETPPTAVLSYGLWQRRFHGNASIVGRVIHLNKKAVTVVGVIAKAFPSLHGQDPDVFLPIKQQPYFVEGSTALTDVFSGGGVRMWGRMGPGVTAKMAEQELLELTNELRKQYPKLIWDKEYIRSDPGGHQTVMQPEMYRAFAMIAALVLLIFIVACANLGGLMMARGITREHEIGIRIAIGASRKRIFRQLFTESLLLALIGAFSGLALTYTGLRILSALFPTPDWVSFAPDWRVLLFVVGIAVTAAILFGLAPALQIARQRQRGTIIRQILVGAQIAASCILLILSGLLVHAVLHLLHSDPGFGYEQVIGINPGLDSHGYTPEAARAYVNELKGRLLGLPGVTSVAMSKISLLGNGYTSYMTVDIGGHPVNIYPNWVDPEFFKTMEIPLVRGRNLLPRETHAVIVSESLARKQWPGLEPLGQKFGDQKDLVVGVAGNARIKALNDGDAVEAYWAAQPSDITSTTLLVKTAGAPDGLPPMIKSIVETLDPKLFPYVWLLKSGFRDYTQILENTVLAVSLLGMVAVLMAGVGILGLVAYAVSQRTKEIAIRIALGAKPLHVLSVVLRQFLWPVLIGAIVGAAGTAAVSQLLRKILYGISNLDPAGYAGGIGVLIAIAAAAALLPARRALRVDPVRALHEE; this is encoded by the coding sequence GTGGGCGAATTGTTCCGACGTCTTCGCTATCTTTTGTTTCATCGGCGCTTTAACCGCGAGCTCGAAGACGAAATGGAATTCCATCGCGAGATGGCTGCGCGCCACGGTCGGCGGAATTTCGGCAACACGCTGCGGTTGCGCGAGCAATCGCGTGAAGCTTGGGGATGGACGTGGATCGATCGGCTTCTGCAGGATTTACGCTATGCCACGCGCATCCTATGGCGGTCGCCTGGTTTTTCGCTGACCGCGGTAGTCGTGCTGACTCTTGGCATCGGTGTTTGCGTACTGGCCTTCAGCATGCTCAATGTCATCGTATTCAAGCTGCTGCCTGTGCGCGATCCTGCTTCGCTGGTGCGGCTGCAGAGGCGCTCTCCGGAAATCATTACACCGGACACACCGTATCCGTCATTTCTCTTTTACCGCGATCATACGAAGACACTGTCAGCTATGTTTGCAGCCATGGGCGCGCCGGCTATGGAACTCGACAGCGATTTGCAGCCAGTGTCGGTCAATTTCGTGACGGCCAACTACTTCACTGAACTCGGAGCGAATACAGCGGCTGGCAGGGTGATCGATCCATTGCGAGACGATGCTGCGGAGACGCCTCCGACGGCCGTGCTGAGTTACGGGTTGTGGCAGAGACGTTTTCACGGCAATGCCTCTATCGTGGGCAGGGTAATTCATCTCAACAAGAAGGCGGTGACTGTCGTAGGTGTCATTGCCAAGGCCTTTCCCAGCCTGCATGGGCAAGATCCGGATGTTTTTCTGCCGATCAAGCAGCAACCGTATTTTGTAGAGGGCAGCACGGCGCTGACCGATGTGTTCAGCGGAGGCGGTGTGCGCATGTGGGGCCGTATGGGACCCGGCGTAACCGCAAAGATGGCTGAACAGGAGCTGCTGGAACTTACCAACGAGCTGCGCAAGCAATATCCCAAGCTGATATGGGACAAGGAATACATCCGAAGCGATCCGGGCGGACACCAGACGGTGATGCAGCCGGAAATGTATCGCGCGTTTGCCATGATCGCAGCGTTGGTACTGCTCATCTTTATTGTGGCGTGCGCAAACCTGGGTGGATTGATGATGGCTCGCGGGATAACACGTGAGCACGAAATCGGTATTCGCATCGCGATCGGGGCGAGCAGGAAACGCATTTTCCGGCAACTGTTCACTGAAAGCCTGCTACTGGCTTTAATTGGCGCATTCAGCGGATTGGCCTTGACCTATACCGGTCTGCGTATCTTGTCAGCCTTATTCCCAACACCAGACTGGGTCAGCTTTGCTCCTGACTGGCGCGTGCTGCTGTTCGTGGTGGGTATAGCTGTTACGGCGGCGATCCTTTTCGGGCTGGCTCCTGCGCTGCAGATCGCACGGCAACGCCAGCGCGGGACAATCATCCGCCAGATACTGGTTGGCGCACAGATTGCCGCAAGCTGCATCTTACTGATCCTATCCGGCCTGTTGGTGCACGCGGTGCTTCATCTGCTGCATAGCGATCCGGGCTTCGGATATGAACAGGTGATCGGCATCAATCCGGGACTTGACAGCCACGGATATACGCCGGAGGCGGCTCGAGCCTATGTCAATGAACTGAAGGGCAGATTGCTTGGTCTTCCGGGTGTGACGTCGGTTGCAATGTCGAAGATATCTCTTCTGGGAAATGGCTACACGTCTTATATGACGGTGGATATCGGAGGGCATCCCGTCAATATCTATCCAAACTGGGTCGATCCTGAGTTTTTCAAGACCATGGAAATTCCGCTCGTCCGAGGCAGGAATCTTCTTCCCCGCGAGACACATGCCGTGATCGTGAGCGAGTCATTGGCGCGCAAACAATGGCCGGGACTTGAACCATTGGGCCAGAAGTTTGGCGACCAAAAAGATCTCGTGGTGGGCGTTGCCGGAAATGCGCGTATCAAGGCACTAAATGACGGCGATGCAGTCGAAGCATATTGGGCTGCGCAGCCCTCGGACATAACATCGACGACTCTTCTGGTGAAGACAGCAGGCGCTCCCGATGGATTGCCTCCGATGATTAAGTCAATCGTGGAGACCCTCGATCCAAAGCTGTTTCCATACGTCTGGCTTCTCAAATCCGGCTTCCGAGACTATACGCAAATTCTTGAGAATACGGTGCTGGCAGTCAGCCTGCTCGGAATGGTCGCGGTGCTGATGGCGGGTGTGGGAATTCTCGGTCTGGTCGCATATGCGGTTTCGCAGCGCACGAAAGAAATTGCTATCCGCATCGCCCTTGGAGCAAAACCGCTGCATGTGTTGTCGGTCGTTCTACGGCAGTTTCTGTGGCCCGTTCTTATCGGCGCGATTGTCGGAGCTGCCGGGACGGCTGCAGTTTCGCAGCTTTTGCGGAAGATACTGTATGGCATCAGCAATCTTGACCCCGCAGGGTATGCGGGTGGAATCGGAGTCCTGATCGCCATTGCTGCTGCCGCTGCTTTGCTTCCCGCACGGCGCGCTTTGCGCGTCGATCCTGTACGCGCCCTGCACGAAGAATAG
- a CDS encoding P1 family peptidase — translation MAILLALSAMTGEAQRARDLGVPFDGAAGPLDAITDVRGIEVGHTTLISGNGPLKVGEGPVRTGVTVLFPRGKSNSDPVYAGWFSQNGNGEMTGTTWVEESGFLEGPVAITNTHSVGVVRDAIIAWSLKHPMFHQDWSLPVVAETWDGWLNDINGFHVKPEHVFSALDGAQGGAVPEGAVGGGTGMICYGFKGGIGTASRVLKKDDGAYTVGVLVQCNCGRRPQLTIAGVPVGKEITEGIPYSMFKDDEAGAQQGDRGSIIIVVATDAPLIPTQLKRLARRATMGLARTGSTSGNGSGDIFLAFSTANPHANDEPGPNTVQTVANERISPLFNATVEATEEAIVNAMVGAKTMTGIDSHTVPGLPHDKLQEVLKKYGR, via the coding sequence TTGGCAATTCTGTTAGCCTTGTCAGCCATGACAGGTGAGGCGCAACGCGCCCGTGATCTTGGCGTGCCCTTCGATGGCGCCGCCGGTCCGCTCGATGCCATTACGGACGTGCGCGGCATAGAGGTTGGCCACACCACACTAATCTCTGGCAACGGACCCCTAAAAGTTGGGGAAGGACCGGTGCGGACAGGAGTGACCGTGCTGTTTCCCCGCGGGAAATCGAACTCCGATCCTGTCTACGCTGGATGGTTCAGTCAGAATGGCAACGGTGAAATGACCGGAACGACCTGGGTAGAAGAGTCGGGATTTCTGGAAGGACCAGTCGCGATCACCAACACGCACAGCGTCGGCGTTGTGCGCGATGCCATCATTGCGTGGTCCCTCAAGCACCCGATGTTTCATCAGGATTGGTCTCTCCCGGTTGTCGCCGAGACTTGGGACGGATGGCTCAACGACATCAACGGCTTTCACGTAAAACCCGAGCACGTCTTTTCCGCCCTTGATGGAGCGCAAGGCGGCGCTGTGCCGGAAGGCGCAGTCGGAGGCGGAACGGGAATGATCTGCTATGGCTTCAAAGGGGGCATCGGCACGGCTTCTCGTGTGTTAAAGAAAGATGACGGTGCCTACACCGTCGGGGTGCTGGTGCAGTGCAATTGCGGACGCCGTCCCCAGCTGACAATTGCCGGTGTGCCGGTTGGTAAGGAAATCACCGAAGGTATCCCTTACTCCATGTTCAAGGATGACGAGGCCGGAGCCCAGCAAGGCGACCGTGGATCGATCATCATCGTCGTCGCCACCGACGCGCCGCTGATTCCAACGCAGTTGAAGCGGCTTGCGCGCCGGGCAACCATGGGGCTTGCCCGCACCGGTTCGACCTCAGGCAATGGTTCCGGCGATATCTTTCTCGCCTTCTCAACGGCAAACCCACATGCCAACGATGAGCCCGGTCCCAATACGGTGCAAACGGTTGCGAATGAGCGGATCAGTCCGCTCTTCAATGCAACGGTCGAAGCGACCGAGGAAGCCATCGTGAATGCAATGGTCGGCGCGAAGACCATGACCGGTATCGATAGCCACACGGTACCAGGCCTGCCTCACGACAAGTTGCAGGAAGTCCTCAAAAAATATGGGCGGTGA
- a CDS encoding ATP-binding protein — translation MNFRDFQRVLKQAFYVPLLALAALAGVLLWQATTTEHAQIWLDHSDLVSAQVAELERRIIDQQTVLRGYELTEDRAMLQAFDLRNSHIDAQFTSLRQLISDNPQQIGNLVGIHDAYLVWLSFAQTVIASPAPAADKGLAYRGRDLMSAVRQATRTMSEAEDRLRKQRLEKTILLERREVTIVIVGAFVVGLALSIFSMTRLKKVSRAYQDSLDSLQKRSTELYESREWLHTTLRSIGDAVIACGADSGVEFMNSVAEELTGWQMGEARGKPLQQVFHIVNEFTREEAESPVEKVRRQNAVIGLANHTALISRDGSEYVIDDSAAPIRDKDGTMIGIVLVFRDVTDQKRTEAALIANEKLAVAGRLAASIAHEIHNPLDSVANLHYLLERENDPAKRSEYLEMAQQELKRTMQISRTMLNLYREPNAPIVVDLKELLEGVLLLLQRRLDNQGITVQRDFDSGFAVEGFPAELRQVFANLIANAVDAAGSKGRILIRMRGAPAEELRGAGVVIEILDSGPGISNQASQKIFQPFFTTKGDQGTGLGLWVSMGIVQKHGGTIRVENTIDGDMRGATVRVYLPARTLATPSSRSTLHIS, via the coding sequence GTGAATTTTCGGGACTTCCAGAGAGTTCTAAAACAAGCTTTTTATGTTCCGCTTCTCGCGCTCGCTGCATTAGCGGGAGTCCTGCTCTGGCAGGCGACGACCACCGAGCATGCCCAGATTTGGCTCGACCACAGCGACCTCGTAAGTGCGCAGGTCGCTGAGTTGGAAAGGCGAATCATCGACCAGCAGACCGTCCTGCGTGGTTACGAGCTTACCGAAGACCGGGCCATGCTCCAGGCCTTCGATTTACGCAACTCTCATATCGATGCCCAGTTTACCTCTCTTCGGCAGCTCATCAGTGACAATCCCCAACAGATTGGGAACCTCGTCGGCATCCATGATGCGTACTTGGTCTGGCTGAGCTTTGCGCAGACTGTGATAGCTTCGCCAGCCCCCGCGGCCGACAAAGGTCTTGCCTATCGCGGGCGTGATCTTATGAGCGCCGTTCGGCAGGCGACAAGAACGATGAGCGAGGCCGAGGACCGGTTGCGCAAGCAACGGCTGGAAAAGACAATCCTTCTCGAACGTCGTGAAGTCACCATCGTTATTGTCGGCGCCTTTGTCGTTGGGCTCGCTTTGAGCATTTTTTCCATGACACGCCTGAAAAAGGTTTCCCGGGCTTACCAGGACTCTCTGGACAGCCTGCAGAAGCGTTCCACCGAACTCTACGAGAGCCGGGAATGGCTGCACACCACCCTGCGCTCGATCGGGGACGCAGTCATTGCCTGCGGTGCAGACAGCGGCGTCGAGTTCATGAATTCTGTCGCCGAAGAACTTACCGGATGGCAAATGGGAGAAGCCAGAGGCAAGCCACTCCAGCAGGTGTTTCACATCGTCAACGAGTTCACTCGTGAAGAGGCTGAGAGTCCTGTCGAAAAGGTGCGTCGGCAGAATGCGGTGATTGGCCTCGCAAACCACACTGCCCTGATCTCGCGCGATGGCTCCGAATACGTGATTGATGATAGCGCCGCGCCGATCCGCGACAAGGACGGCACGATGATCGGCATTGTACTGGTCTTCCGCGATGTCACCGACCAGAAACGCACCGAGGCCGCGCTGATCGCGAATGAAAAGCTCGCTGTCGCGGGACGCCTGGCCGCAAGCATCGCGCATGAAATTCACAATCCGCTCGACTCGGTAGCAAATCTTCACTACTTGCTTGAGCGGGAGAACGATCCGGCCAAGCGTTCGGAGTACCTCGAAATGGCGCAGCAGGAACTGAAGCGCACCATGCAGATCAGTCGCACCATGCTGAACCTTTATCGGGAACCAAATGCCCCGATTGTTGTGGATCTCAAGGAGTTGCTCGAGGGCGTTCTTCTGTTACTGCAGCGCCGGCTCGACAATCAAGGCATTACCGTGCAGCGCGATTTCGACAGTGGCTTTGCCGTTGAAGGCTTCCCCGCTGAGCTGCGTCAGGTTTTCGCGAATCTCATCGCGAATGCTGTCGATGCCGCCGGCTCCAAGGGCCGCATTCTGATTCGAATGCGCGGCGCGCCTGCCGAAGAACTCCGTGGCGCTGGAGTCGTGATCGAAATTCTCGACAGCGGCCCCGGAATCAGCAATCAGGCATCGCAGAAGATTTTCCAGCCCTTCTTCACCACAAAGGGCGACCAAGGCACAGGTCTGGGTTTATGGGTAAGCATGGGAATTGTGCAAAAGCACGGTGGAACCATTCGCGTTGAAAACACCATCGATGGAGATATGCGCGGCGCCACCGTGCGCGTTTACCTGCCTGCTCGCACATTGGCCACGCCTTCCTCGCGTTCCACGTTGCATATCAGCTAG
- a CDS encoding acyloxyacyl hydrolase, translating to MLKKFVPSFIVLASSLFSLSAIAQNAQEPAPDNDISASAVLATRPWEFGPFLQGGVGVGDRSDFSFTSAGARLGKVITNQHLPGFIRGQFEYAGELMPYWQSFTPAPHLQETKYEFDGQTGSALLPYNGGTFSGVSITPIILRWDLKPTKKIAPWVQGAGGLIWTNHKYPPDIIVEHGQPGGTSVWNFTPQFGVGFHYFVRPRQSLTFAANAIHISSASLGDRNPGVNASVQFQIGYTWWK from the coding sequence ATGCTGAAAAAATTTGTTCCTTCTTTTATTGTTCTGGCCTCCAGTCTGTTTTCACTTTCGGCCATCGCTCAGAACGCGCAGGAGCCCGCTCCAGACAATGACATCTCTGCGTCGGCCGTTCTGGCAACCAGGCCGTGGGAGTTCGGGCCGTTCCTTCAGGGCGGCGTCGGTGTCGGTGATCGCTCGGACTTCAGCTTTACCAGCGCAGGCGCGCGTCTGGGCAAGGTGATCACGAACCAGCATTTGCCGGGCTTTATCCGCGGGCAATTTGAGTATGCGGGTGAGTTGATGCCCTACTGGCAATCCTTCACACCGGCTCCGCATTTGCAGGAAACAAAATATGAATTTGACGGACAGACCGGGAGTGCGCTGTTGCCTTACAACGGTGGAACTTTCAGTGGCGTCAGCATCACGCCCATCATTCTGCGTTGGGACCTGAAGCCAACCAAGAAAATCGCCCCCTGGGTTCAGGGCGCAGGCGGACTGATCTGGACAAACCACAAATATCCGCCGGACATCATCGTGGAGCATGGCCAACCGGGTGGCACGAGCGTATGGAATTTCACGCCACAGTTCGGCGTTGGGTTTCATTACTTCGTGAGGCCAAGGCAGTCATTGACGTTTGCCGCAAATGCGATTCATATATCTAGCGCATCGTTGGGCGATCGCAATCCCGGCGTGAACGCGAGCGTGCAGTTCCAGATTGGGTACACGTGGTGGAAGTAA
- a CDS encoding class I SAM-dependent methyltransferase, producing the protein MFSPTMFTMTEQTWNATQYALNGRFVADLAGGVIDLLDPRPGEQILDLGCGDGALTKKIAASGAKVKGVDSSESMVAAARAAGMDAKGMDADALDFDHEFDAVFSNAALHWMRNQDTVLAGVHRALKPGGRFVAEMGGHGNIAAIQVALRAVFSKHGIDAIEAEQNYFPTPAAYESRLRHHGFDVHYIELMPRPTPLPQGGMRGWLETFRRGLFERLRDAEREEAIQETVQLLKPVLCDDLGKWTADYVRLRFLAVSLS; encoded by the coding sequence ATGTTTTCGCCTACAATGTTCACCATGACGGAACAAACCTGGAATGCTACGCAGTATGCGCTCAATGGGCGCTTCGTCGCCGACCTTGCGGGAGGGGTGATCGATCTGCTCGACCCGAGACCTGGGGAGCAGATTCTTGATCTTGGCTGCGGCGATGGCGCGCTAACCAAGAAGATTGCGGCTTCCGGGGCAAAGGTAAAAGGCGTAGACAGTTCCGAGAGTATGGTGGCAGCAGCGCGAGCAGCCGGCATGGACGCGAAAGGGATGGACGCTGACGCGCTCGATTTTGACCACGAATTCGACGCTGTCTTCTCGAATGCGGCGCTGCATTGGATGCGCAATCAGGATACGGTTCTTGCCGGGGTGCATCGCGCTCTCAAGCCTGGTGGCCGCTTTGTAGCCGAGATGGGTGGGCACGGCAACATTGCCGCGATTCAGGTCGCATTGCGGGCAGTGTTTTCAAAGCACGGAATCGATGCCATCGAGGCAGAGCAGAATTACTTTCCTACTCCAGCGGCTTACGAATCGCGCCTGCGCCATCACGGTTTCGATGTGCACTACATTGAGTTGATGCCGCGACCTACGCCGCTTCCCCAGGGTGGCATGCGCGGCTGGCTTGAGACCTTTCGCCGCGGCTTGTTCGAGCGTCTGCGGGACGCTGAAAGGGAAGAGGCCATTCAGGAGACAGTGCAGTTGCTGAAGCCGGTGCTCTGCGATGATCTCGGCAAGTGGACCGCCGACTATGTGCGTCTGCGCTTTCTAGCCGTCTCACTCTCGTGA
- a CDS encoding PadR family transcriptional regulator: MPLMPKSDMPPGALTLLILRVLQSGSLHGYAIAQRIHVLSSEVLAVEEGSLYPALQKMLLKGWVTAEWGISETNRKVRFYRLTVAGRKQLQAEISNYDRVTDAIQAILRTA, encoded by the coding sequence ATGCCTCTTATGCCTAAATCCGATATGCCTCCCGGCGCGCTCACCCTCCTCATTCTGCGTGTGCTGCAGTCCGGCTCGCTTCATGGATATGCGATTGCTCAACGAATCCACGTCCTTTCAAGCGAGGTGCTGGCCGTTGAAGAGGGATCTCTCTACCCGGCGCTGCAGAAGATGCTGCTAAAAGGCTGGGTCACGGCGGAGTGGGGCATCTCGGAGACAAACCGTAAGGTCCGCTTCTATCGCCTGACCGTGGCCGGGCGCAAGCAACTGCAGGCGGAGATATCGAACTACGACCGCGTCACTGACGCAATCCAGGCCATATTGCGTACCGCATAG
- the ftcD gene encoding glutamate formimidoyltransferase has protein sequence MSDALIECVPNFSEGADSRRVASIISAMQLDGVSLLDWSLDSAHNRSVVTIIGSPAAVVEAAILAAGRAAELIDLTSQQGVHPRIGAADVIPFVPVRGISLEQCALLARQAGMEIWKRHHIPVYFYEAAAARPDRALLEDVRRGQFEGLRDAVRKDVSRRPDVGGPDLHPTAGASAVGARRFLIAYNIYLDTPNVGTARAIAKEIRASGGGLSGVKAMGVLAHGMAQISMNITDFRQTSVADAYAAVKRQAARHRTQPVRGELIGLLPEAAFEQDSEWVRQLHGFNPDEKLLERKLEHPIAWPVSELDRVGLK, from the coding sequence ATGAGCGACGCGTTAATCGAATGCGTGCCGAATTTTTCCGAGGGCGCCGACTCGCGTAGGGTTGCATCCATCATTTCGGCCATGCAACTTGACGGCGTATCGCTGCTAGACTGGTCGCTCGACTCTGCCCATAACCGCTCGGTGGTAACGATCATCGGATCTCCTGCTGCAGTCGTTGAGGCTGCGATTCTCGCTGCTGGCCGTGCCGCTGAACTGATCGATCTCACATCGCAACAGGGTGTCCATCCGCGTATCGGGGCGGCGGACGTGATTCCTTTTGTGCCTGTCCGCGGCATTTCGCTTGAACAGTGCGCTCTGCTGGCGCGGCAGGCTGGCATGGAAATCTGGAAGCGCCATCATATTCCCGTCTATTTCTATGAGGCTGCTGCCGCGCGTCCGGATCGAGCGCTGCTCGAGGATGTGCGGCGCGGGCAGTTTGAGGGCTTGCGCGATGCGGTGCGTAAGGATGTCTCCCGCCGTCCGGACGTAGGCGGACCCGATCTGCATCCAACTGCGGGGGCATCTGCTGTGGGGGCACGCCGTTTTCTCATCGCTTATAACATCTACCTGGACACTCCGAATGTGGGCACTGCAAGAGCCATTGCTAAGGAAATTCGGGCCTCAGGCGGTGGCCTGTCCGGAGTGAAGGCGATGGGTGTGCTGGCGCACGGGATGGCGCAGATCTCAATGAATATCACGGATTTCCGCCAGACGTCGGTAGCGGACGCATACGCTGCGGTCAAGCGGCAGGCGGCGCGGCACCGCACACAGCCTGTGCGTGGAGAGCTGATCGGGCTGCTGCCCGAAGCAGCTTTTGAGCAGGACAGCGAGTGGGTGCGTCAATTACATGGGTTTAATCCGGATGAGAAGCTTCTGGAACGGAAGCTGGAGCATCCGATCGCATGGCCGGTATCAGAACTGGATCGCGTCGGTCTAAAATAA